A single window of Bacteroidota bacterium DNA harbors:
- a CDS encoding DNA/RNA non-specific endonuclease: protein MIAVWFVARPDKKMENSSSTTEIQKDAPLFVSFENLIDAYPLISDSLAQVRHLMAFDLSYNERHEQANWVMYVLTKEELLGTEKRKDNFRTDPKILTGSASLKDYKSSGYDRGHLAPAADMKWSKEVMSESFFMSNMSPQKP from the coding sequence ATGATAGCTGTGTGGTTTGTTGCGAGACCTGATAAGAAAATGGAAAATTCTTCCAGCACAACTGAAATTCAAAAGGATGCACCTCTTTTTGTCTCTTTTGAAAATTTGATAGATGCTTATCCTCTGATTTCTGATTCATTGGCTCAGGTCCGACATTTAATGGCTTTTGACTTATCCTATAACGAAAGACACGAACAAGCCAACTGGGTAATGTATGTTTTAACAAAAGAAGAACTCCTAGGAACAGAAAAACGTAAAGATAATTTTAGAACTGATCCTAAAATTCTTACTGGCTCAGCAAGTTTGAAAGACTATAAAAGTAGTGGATACGATAGGGGACATCTTGCACCAGCAGCTGATATGAAATGGTCAAAGGAAGTGATGAGTGAGTCCTTTTTCATGAGTAATATGAGCCCACAAAAACC
- a CDS encoding serine hydrolase codes for MKSIHYILILLLFLSCKSDYVSKKTINELADIHIIPAWAYLSWEHGKIQQYYYKGYTLFDDSTAITEDTYFEAASLSKTIFSGLVLDYFRLNKISLDSVLVINANRRRSENEYDRRIKSSIDYRINPSKQSPTARKILTHTANFGDWMTPELFLESSESGSFNYSGEGFLYLQRWIEERENKQIDSVEGFQFMNSEAMDFSLSTNIRNIVWGHNGNLKAVRPIWYSDYPYVHGTLCCKPKAFAQWWLNYMEKPDSNLLNCQYNIDSINARTAGLGLIETEFYELLWQHGNDTYFQNLFVHDKNTSSGFVVFTNSQNGFQFINEILGERFKKINLAVSSNGLFLISD; via the coding sequence ATTCCTTTCCTGCAAAAGCGATTATGTATCAAAGAAAACAATTAATGAATTAGCCGATATTCATATTATTCCAGCCTGGGCTTATTTGAGTTGGGAGCACGGAAAAATTCAACAGTATTATTATAAGGGTTATACCTTATTCGATGACTCAACTGCAATTACTGAGGATACATACTTTGAGGCTGCATCATTAAGCAAAACAATATTTTCGGGCTTGGTTCTGGACTATTTTAGACTAAACAAAATTTCTTTAGACTCCGTTTTAGTCATTAATGCAAATAGGAGAAGATCCGAAAATGAATATGATAGAAGAATCAAATCATCAATAGATTACAGGATAAATCCATCAAAGCAAAGTCCAACTGCAAGAAAAATACTAACCCATACAGCTAATTTTGGTGATTGGATGACTCCAGAGTTGTTTTTGGAAAGTTCAGAAAGTGGGAGTTTTAATTATTCAGGAGAAGGTTTTTTGTATTTGCAAAGATGGATAGAAGAAAGGGAGAATAAGCAAATCGATTCAGTAGAAGGTTTTCAATTCATGAATAGTGAAGCAATGGACTTTAGCCTGTCAACAAATATTCGGAATATTGTTTGGGGACATAATGGTAATTTAAAAGCAGTTCGGCCTATTTGGTATTCAGATTACCCCTATGTTCATGGAACATTATGTTGCAAACCCAAAGCATTTGCTCAGTGGTGGCTAAATTATATGGAAAAACCAGATTCAAACCTCTTGAATTGTCAATACAATATTGACTCAATTAATGCACGGACAGCTGGGTTGGGATTGATAGAAACTGAGTTTTATGAGCTTTTATGGCAGCATGGTAACGATACTTATTTTCAAAATTTATTCGTTCATGATAAGAATACAAGTAGTGGCTTTGTAGTTTTTACGAACTCTCAAAACGGCTTTCAATTTATCAATGAGATATTGGGTGAACGATTTAAAAAAATAAATCTTGCCGTTAGTTCAAATGGACTTTTTCTTATTTCTGACTAA